The following proteins come from a genomic window of Iamia sp. SCSIO 61187:
- a CDS encoding toprim domain-containing protein, with product MRSAFDYLAARAGQRPDDALVGPAHRPPGRRCERDPEGLARYARECAATLWTPAGAPILRWLTDERGLPEDVLRVNEIGADTGSRRQFRPDGMPRAAGAVLPTIVDGQPIYAHIRVMRPGPDRTRYLNPAYDLAPSPRMCRYEPARRLHDEIVITEGAIDGLSAAAAGYVAVPFFGTGCPDASHALALARLPGPLVMAFDPEEGKGQRSAAHLRALLAAHQRTALNVRPPDGDLNECLLAGDDWPQRFEAAIADARRAETIGRSLAG from the coding sequence GTGCGGAGCGCCTTCGACTACCTGGCCGCGAGGGCCGGCCAGCGCCCTGACGACGCCTTGGTCGGTCCGGCGCACCGTCCACCCGGGCGTCGGTGCGAGCGGGACCCGGAAGGTCTGGCACGGTACGCGCGGGAGTGCGCCGCGACGCTCTGGACCCCGGCGGGCGCACCCATCCTTCGTTGGCTCACCGACGAGCGCGGCCTGCCCGAGGACGTCCTGCGCGTCAACGAGATAGGGGCCGACACGGGGTCGCGCCGCCAGTTCCGTCCCGACGGGATGCCACGAGCGGCCGGTGCCGTCCTCCCGACCATCGTCGATGGTCAACCGATCTATGCCCACATCCGGGTGATGCGTCCCGGTCCCGATCGCACCCGCTACCTCAACCCGGCCTACGACCTCGCGCCGAGCCCGCGCATGTGCAGGTACGAGCCGGCTCGCCGGCTCCACGACGAGATCGTGATCACCGAGGGAGCGATCGATGGGCTGTCGGCCGCCGCCGCGGGGTACGTCGCCGTCCCCTTCTTCGGGACCGGGTGTCCGGATGCCTCACACGCTCTGGCGCTCGCTCGCCTTCCGGGCCCGCTCGTGATGGCCTTCGACCCGGAAGAGGGCAAGGGCCAGCGGAGCGCCGCTCACCTCAGGGCCCTCCTGGCGGCTCACCAACGCACCGCTCTCAATGTGCGCCCGCCCGACGGCGACCTCAACGAGTGCTTGTTGGCGGGAGACGACTGGCCCCAACGGTTCGAGGCGGCGATCGCCGACGCACGGAGGGCGGAGACCATCGGTCGCAGCCTCGCCGGTTGA
- a CDS encoding ATP-binding protein produces MRPTLRLPLHRGTTAHVCSLYPFSVQASLGHRGTYIGIDLLAGNGAFYWDPFDSYAQGHITNPNAWVLGEPGNGKSALIKTLLWRQAAVYGTGPNGRWFAVVDPKGEYSLLAERLDLTVIRLSPGGSVRINPLAPGPAADHEPASKQTIRQAEMCTALVATVLERSLSPIEDAATFAAVEQLRQAPMRSEPTLVDVARLLTDPTTDMASRLRRTSEEVAVDASAVAYALDKLLTRSLRGMFDGPSTVPLRWDGPGLVLDLSGVPVDSDALPLVMVAAAGWLQQLMACPGPQRMQVLDEAWALLANRHTAAYLQSACKLGRTYGVANLCVAHRASDLAAQADDGTSTAKIAAGLLADAATTIILRQAPDQLRAAATHFGLTEPEVRVVGQLARGRALWHIGGRSALVQHLLAPSEVDLSDTDARMHGRSEAA; encoded by the coding sequence GTGAGACCCACACTGCGACTCCCGTTGCACCGCGGCACGACCGCCCACGTCTGCTCGCTCTACCCGTTCTCGGTCCAGGCGAGCCTGGGCCACAGAGGCACGTACATCGGCATCGACCTGCTGGCCGGCAACGGCGCCTTCTACTGGGATCCGTTCGACTCCTACGCCCAGGGCCACATCACGAACCCCAACGCCTGGGTCCTCGGCGAACCGGGCAACGGCAAGTCGGCCCTCATCAAGACGTTGCTGTGGCGCCAGGCCGCGGTCTACGGAACGGGACCCAACGGCCGGTGGTTCGCAGTCGTTGACCCGAAGGGCGAGTACAGCCTGCTCGCCGAGCGGCTCGACCTCACCGTCATCCGCCTCAGCCCGGGCGGCTCGGTGCGGATCAACCCGCTCGCCCCAGGCCCGGCCGCCGATCACGAGCCCGCCTCGAAGCAGACCATCCGCCAGGCCGAGATGTGCACTGCGCTGGTCGCCACCGTCCTCGAACGGTCGCTGAGCCCGATCGAGGACGCAGCGACCTTCGCTGCGGTCGAGCAGCTCCGCCAGGCCCCGATGAGGTCGGAACCGACCCTTGTCGACGTCGCCCGGCTCCTCACGGACCCGACCACCGACATGGCCTCCCGCCTTCGTCGCACGAGCGAGGAGGTCGCGGTCGACGCGTCCGCCGTCGCCTACGCGCTCGACAAGCTCCTCACCCGGTCGCTGCGCGGAATGTTCGACGGGCCGTCGACCGTCCCGCTTCGGTGGGACGGCCCGGGGCTGGTGCTCGACCTCTCCGGCGTGCCCGTCGACTCCGACGCTCTGCCGCTGGTGATGGTCGCTGCGGCCGGCTGGCTCCAGCAGCTGATGGCCTGCCCGGGGCCGCAGCGCATGCAGGTGCTCGACGAGGCCTGGGCCCTCCTGGCCAACCGCCACACCGCGGCCTACCTCCAGAGCGCATGCAAGCTCGGCCGGACGTACGGCGTCGCCAACCTGTGCGTCGCCCACCGCGCCTCCGACCTCGCCGCCCAGGCCGACGACGGGACCAGCACAGCCAAGATCGCCGCCGGCCTCCTCGCCGATGCCGCGACGACGATCATCTTGCGCCAGGCACCGGACCAGCTCAGAGCTGCCGCGACCCACTTCGGCCTCACCGAGCCAGAGGTGCGCGTCGTCGGCCAGCTGGCGCGAGGCCGCGCCCTCTGGCACATCGGCGGTCGCAGCGCCCTCGTCCAGCACCTGCTCGCTCCGAGCGAGGTCGACCTCAGCGACACCGACGCCCGCATGCACGGCCGATCCGAGGCGGCATGA